A region of the Haloplanus vescus genome:
GGTTTCAGACGAACCCTCGTGGGGTTGAAGCGCATGAGAGACACCCGCGCACGTCGCCACGAGTTAGTTTCAGACGAACCCTCGTGGGGTTGAAGCTCGCGGGGCGTCCATCGAGTCGATGAGACCGTGTGCGTTTCAGACGAACCCTCGTGGGGTTGAAGCCAACTGCCGTATCAACGACGGACGAATTGAGATCGTTTCAGACGAACCCTCGTGGGGTTGAAGCTCGGGGAAGTGGTCCGCGACGAAGTCGGGGGCGCACGTTTCAGACGAACCCTCGTGGGGTTGAAGCCGGCTCCGGCATCCCTCCCACATCGATGGGCGAGTCGTTTCAGACGAACCCTCGTGGGGTTGAAGCCGAGATACATCAACCCTGTCTCCGGGTTGAACAGGGTTTCAGACGAACCCTCGTGGGGTTGAAGCTCCATCGCCGACGCGTTGCCGTCCCCGAGCGTCGAGATGGTTTCAGACGAACCCTCGTGGGGTTGAAGCTCGAGGACGTCGGCTGGTAGCCCGCCGGTGGCAATTGTTTCAGACGAACCCTCGTGGGGTTGAAGCGTTGATACCGACCATAATACTATTGTGACGGGGCGGTTTCAGACGAACCCTCGTGGGGTTGAAGCCGCGTGCTCACCAACGGCGGCACCTGGCACGTCGCGTTTCAGACGAACCCTCGTGGGGTTGAAGCACGTCGATGGAGTGGGTCGAGTTCGGCGCCCACGAGGTTTCAGACGAACCCTCGTGGGGTTGAAGCCGAGGGCCGCGACCGCCGCGGCCGCTCCGAGGCCGTGTTTCAGACGAACCCTCGTGGGGTTGAAGCGTCTTCGTTGCCGACCGTCTGGAGTTGCGAGCGCGCCGTTTCAGACGAACCCTCGTGGGGTTGAAGCATCGTCCGTGACGACACGGAGGTCACTCGCGGCGGTTTCAGACGAACCCTCGTGGGGTTGAAGCCCACGGGGTCGGACGGGTCGATGTTGCCGCCCACGTGTTTCAGACGAACCCTCGTGGGGTTGAAGCTGGCACAACGTGGACGGCTACAAGTTCGTCCGCCACGTTTCAGACGAACCCTCGTGGGGTTGAAGCATGAAGTAGGAGAGCCTCCAGAAGACTGTTATCAAGTTTCAGACGAACCCTCGTGGGGTTGAAGCACGACTGGACGAAAGCGGACTGCCGCGAATATCTCAGTTTCAGACGAACCCTCGTGGGGTTGAAGCTTCCAGGTGCTCTATCACATGAAGGGCATCAACCCGTTTCAGACGAACCCTCGTGGGGTTGAAGCCGTGTGCGGGCGACCAACTCGGCTGGCGATAGTGATGTTTCAGACGAACCCTACTGGGGTTGAAGCTTCGCGATTGCTGGTCTTGTGATGACCGGCTTGGTACAGTTTCAGACGAACTCTCGTCAGGTTGAAGCTTAGCCTCCGATACGTCCAGTAAGCCGCCGCAATAGATCTGCCAACTGATACAAGATAGAGAAATTGTTCCTACGACCTCGAGTACTCGCCGCATAGCTCACAGCGGTTGGGGATCCGATCACCTTATGTGTCATATGAAGGTTAATAAGGCGCAATTTGTTACATAAGGTATGGAGCAGCCATCACCGCCTGACTCTCTCCCGAAGTATCTCGCGGAGGGACTCCCGAAACAGAATACGGAGACGCTTCGAGAGATCCAATCCTACGTCAAGGCACTCATCAAGTATCGCGAACAGCCGGTTGACACCGACGAGCTTCCCGAGATAGCCGAACCCGTCGACGAGCCCGATGAGTCAGGGAAGGGAACTGTCGTCAAAGAGAAGGTCAAATGCGGCGACAACAGCTGCAAATGCGCCAGCGGGAATCCCCAAGATATGCACGGCCCGTACTTCTATCGCTACTATCGTGATAATGGAACGATGAAATCAGAGTACGTCGGGAAACCGGGAAGTGAGTAAGGATGACTCGAGACGGTCCAGAACCTGACGGTACGGGGGGTATCCCAAGACTCAAAATGGATACCGGAAATAGTTTCGGT
Encoded here:
- a CDS encoding DUF6788 family protein, coding for MEQPSPPDSLPKYLAEGLPKQNTETLREIQSYVKALIKYREQPVDTDELPEIAEPVDEPDESGKGTVVKEKVKCGDNSCKCASGNPQDMHGPYFYRYYRDNGTMKSEYVGKPGSE